A window of Leclercia adecarboxylata contains these coding sequences:
- a CDS encoding 2-dehydro-3-deoxygalactonokinase, producing MKDYIAVDWGSTQLRGWLIRRGECVDTKQLPLGITRLNGQSPADVFHQHLAAWRGEERLPVLMAGMIGSDAGWQAVPYLACPAAIDAPGEQLFAVADEVWIIPGLKIEQAGEYNVMRGEETQLLGAWHLAPAECYVMPGTHCKWVQVEQGVVRHFATAMTGELHHLLLSQSLLGKQLPAQQPDEAAFEQGLEKGLAQPSLIGELFVARAARVLGALGATSVSDYLSGLLIGAEVAAMGQRYRTSNVTLIGDPALNSRYYRAMTACGMTVNRCNGDEALLNGMARIMNGQH from the coding sequence GTGAAGGACTATATTGCCGTCGACTGGGGCTCCACCCAGCTACGTGGCTGGTTGATCCGCCGCGGGGAGTGCGTCGACACAAAACAGCTGCCGCTGGGTATCACCCGCCTTAACGGCCAGTCGCCCGCCGACGTTTTTCATCAGCATCTGGCTGCCTGGCGCGGCGAAGAGCGCCTCCCGGTGCTGATGGCCGGGATGATTGGCAGCGATGCGGGCTGGCAGGCGGTGCCGTATCTCGCCTGTCCGGCGGCGATTGATGCGCCGGGAGAGCAGCTGTTTGCCGTCGCTGACGAGGTGTGGATCATTCCCGGTCTTAAGATTGAGCAGGCGGGGGAGTACAACGTGATGCGCGGGGAAGAGACCCAGCTGCTGGGGGCCTGGCACTTAGCCCCGGCGGAGTGCTACGTGATGCCGGGCACCCACTGCAAATGGGTGCAGGTGGAGCAGGGTGTGGTGCGTCATTTCGCCACCGCGATGACCGGCGAACTGCATCATCTGTTGCTCAGCCAGTCCCTGCTCGGCAAGCAGCTTCCGGCCCAGCAGCCGGATGAGGCGGCATTCGAACAAGGGCTGGAGAAAGGCCTGGCGCAGCCGTCTTTGATCGGCGAGCTGTTTGTCGCCAGGGCGGCGCGGGTGCTGGGTGCCCTGGGGGCAACCTCAGTGAGCGACTATCTCTCCGGGCTGCTTATTGGCGCTGAAGTTGCGGCTATGGGACAGCGTTACCGGACCTCAAACGTCACCCTGATTGGGGACCCGGCGCTGAACAGCCGCTATTACCGGGCGATGACGGCCTGCGGGATGACGGTTAACCGCTGTAATGGCGATGAGGCACTGCTTAACGGGATGGCGAGGATCATGAATGGACAGCATTAA
- a CDS encoding 2-dehydro-3-deoxy-6-phosphogalactonate aldolase, with the protein MDSIKLVAILRGIRPAEAAEHVDTLISTGFRYIEIPLNSPDWQQSIPQMVARFGGQATIGAGTVLKVEQVDFLAAAGAKLIVTPNTQPAVIRRAVAQGMLVCAGCATATEAFTALDAGAQWLKIFPSSAFGPAYIQALKAVLPPAVPVLAVGGVTPENLTTWIEAGCAGAGLGSDLYRAGQTAERTRQQAERFMAASGALVP; encoded by the coding sequence ATGGACAGCATTAAACTGGTGGCAATTTTGCGCGGCATACGCCCCGCAGAGGCGGCGGAGCACGTTGATACCCTGATTAGCACGGGGTTCCGCTATATCGAAATCCCGCTTAATTCGCCCGACTGGCAGCAGAGCATTCCGCAGATGGTGGCGCGATTTGGCGGCCAGGCGACGATCGGCGCAGGCACGGTGCTGAAGGTGGAGCAGGTCGATTTTCTGGCTGCTGCCGGGGCGAAACTTATCGTCACGCCCAATACCCAGCCCGCGGTGATCCGCCGGGCGGTGGCGCAGGGGATGCTGGTCTGCGCCGGGTGTGCAACGGCAACGGAGGCGTTTACTGCTCTGGATGCCGGGGCGCAGTGGCTGAAGATATTTCCCTCCTCCGCTTTTGGTCCGGCGTACATTCAGGCGCTGAAGGCCGTTTTGCCCCCGGCGGTGCCGGTGCTGGCGGTAGGGGGAGTGACGCCAGAGAATCTCACCACCTGGATTGAGGCCGGTTGCGCCGGAGCAGGGCTGGGGAGCGATCTCTATCGGGCCGGACAAACCGCGGAGCGCACCCGCCAGCAGGCAGAGCGCTTTATGGCTGCCAGCGGGGCGCTAGTCCCCTAA
- a CDS encoding MurR/RpiR family transcriptional regulator: protein MTWSIDIISCITDRFVELTATEKRIAQFILDDVATAAELPIAELARLTHTSQASVTRFARALGCKDVRELKIKLAQSLAVGQRFILDVPDLDGVQGIYESIISVLETNRRALDLDALKRAVSWLSDARQILALGMGGGSTICAQEIQYRLFRLGLPVVSQSDGLLVRMMSSAVTPDDVVIVLSLGGYTREIIESAAIARQYGAKVIAITPAGTPLAEQADLVLPLLVRENDYIFKPSTSRYAMLAMVDVLATELAMANKTQAKSRLRRIKLALDSHRGGVDRQPLGD, encoded by the coding sequence ATGACCTGGTCAATCGATATCATTTCCTGCATTACCGATCGTTTTGTTGAGCTGACGGCGACTGAAAAGCGCATCGCGCAGTTTATTCTGGATGATGTCGCTACCGCGGCGGAACTGCCTATTGCAGAGCTGGCACGCCTGACCCATACCAGCCAGGCCTCGGTGACCCGTTTTGCCCGGGCGTTGGGCTGTAAGGATGTTCGCGAGCTGAAGATAAAGCTGGCGCAGTCCCTGGCGGTCGGGCAGCGCTTTATCCTCGATGTCCCGGATCTGGACGGCGTGCAGGGGATCTACGAGTCGATTATCAGCGTGCTGGAGACCAACCGCCGGGCGCTGGATCTGGATGCGCTGAAGCGGGCCGTTAGCTGGCTGAGCGATGCGCGGCAGATCCTCGCCCTCGGGATGGGCGGCGGCTCGACGATTTGCGCCCAGGAGATCCAGTATCGCCTGTTTCGCCTCGGCCTGCCAGTGGTAAGCCAGAGCGACGGGCTGCTGGTGCGGATGATGAGTTCTGCGGTGACGCCGGATGATGTGGTTATCGTCCTGTCACTGGGAGGCTATACCCGGGAGATCATCGAAAGCGCGGCCATCGCCAGGCAGTACGGCGCGAAGGTGATTGCCATTACCCCCGCCGGGACACCGCTGGCGGAACAGGCCGATCTGGTGCTGCCCCTGCTGGTACGGGAAAATGACTATATCTTCAAGCCCAGCACTTCGCGCTATGCGATGCTGGCGATGGTGGATGTGCTGGCCACCGAACTGGCGATGGCCAACAAAACTCAGGCAAAAAGCCGGCTGCGGCGCATTAAGCTGGCTCTCGACAGCCACCGCGGCGGCGTCGATCGCCAGCCGTTAGGGGACTAG